From Euwallacea similis isolate ESF13 chromosome 11, ESF131.1, whole genome shotgun sequence, the proteins below share one genomic window:
- the LOC136412003 gene encoding facilitated trehalose transporter Tret1-2 homolog isoform X1 — translation MTKKYILNKMEAPKMVSNAKKLPQYIAALSVCLGAVAAGAVLGWTGTISDPLMTGNLNDIPVDNDVLGWISSFATIGAMITCFPIGMICDTIGRKWACLVTILPFSLGWLLIIFAKNANMIYTGRFFTGLAGGSFCVAAPLYTSEIAEKEIRGALGSYFQLLLTIGILFSYVFGAITSIQVFSILCCCIPFVFGLVFVFQPETPVYLLKKGKKDAALHSLKHLRGPAYDSEAELQELQQQIDKSESEKGSFVEALQTKAAKKSMFICFSLMIFQQLSGINAVIFFMSTIFKSTGGNIDPDYSTIGVGVVQVVATFISSLVVDKFGRKILLITSALFMSISGALLGVYFTLQGREIVEQTTLDKIGFLPIVCLVVFITAFSLGFGPIPWMASSELMPSEIKSIASSLAATFNWFLAFIVTRFYNNIVVAIGGDIPFYVFAAIALLSSFFVKFCMPETKGKSTQEVQDILNGVKPGSADSKGVDNPTFKS, via the exons AACAAAATGGAAGCCCCTAAGATGGTCAGCAATGCCAAGAAACTACCCCAATACATAGCTGCCTTATCAG tATGCCTAGGCGCTGTGGCCGCAGGTGCAGTTTTAGGATGGACTGGTACCATCTCAGATCCCCTGATGACAGGCAATCTCAACGATATTCCCGTTGATAATGACGTCCTTGGCTGGATTTCATCCTTTGCAACCATAGGTGCAATGATAACATGCTTTCCCATAGG AATGATTTGCGACACCATTGGTCGGAAATGGGCTTGTTTAGTCACGATTCTACCCTTTTCACTTGGATGGTTACTCATTATATTCGCCAAGAATGCTAATATGATTTACACCGGAAGGTTCTTCACTGGTCTGGCAG GTGGGAGTTTCTGCGTAGCTGCCCCCCTGTACACCAGTGAAATCGCAGAAAAAGAAATCAGAGGTGCCTTGGGCAGTTACTTCCAGCTACTGCTAACCATTGGAATTCTATTTTCATATGTCTTTGGTGCTATAACCTCGATCCAAGTGTTTTCTATACTCTGTTGCTGTATCCCTTTCGTGTTTGGATTGGTTTTCGTCTTCCAACCAGAAACCCCT GTGTACTTGCTCAAAAAGGGTAAAAAAGATGCTGCGCTTCACAGCTTGAAACATTTAAGAGGGCCTGCGTATGATAGCGAAGCTGAGTTGCAGGAATTGCAGCAGCAGATTGATAAAAGTGAATCTGAGAAG GGATCATTCGTTGAGGCCCTCCAAACCAAAGCAGCAAAGAAGTCTATGTTCATTTGTTTCTCCTTGATGATATTCCAGCAGCTCAGCGGTATTAACGCTGTAATTTTCTTCATGTCcaccatttttaaaagcacTGGAGGGAATATAGATCCAGATTATTCTACCATAG GAGTTGGAGTGGTCCAAGTAGTGGCCACCTTCATTTCCTCCCTGGTGGTGGACAAATTCGGACGCAAGATTTTGCTGATAACATCAGCTCTTTTCATGTCAATCTCTGGAGCTTTGCTGGGGGTGTATTTCACCTTGCAGGGGAGAGAAATTGTAGAGCAAACTACATTAGACAAAATCGGGTTTTTGCCTATTGTATGTCTAGTCGTATTCATCACAGCGTTTTCATTAGGGTTCGGGCCTATTCCCTGGATGGCCTCATCTGAGCTAATGCCCTCAG aaattaaatctATTGCCAGCTCTCTAGCTGCAACCTTCAACTGGTTCCTGGCATTCATAGTAACCAGGTTCTACAACAATATTGTAGTTGCCATTGGAG GAGACATCCCCTTTTATGTATTCGCCGCCATTGCCCTGCTGAGCAGCTTCTTCGTGAAATTTTGCATGCCGGAAACGAAGGGAAAGAGCACTCAAGAAGTGCAAGACATCCTCAATGGTGTTAAGCCGGGAAGCGCTGACAGTAAAGGGGTGGACAATCCgacttttaaaagttaa
- the LOC136412003 gene encoding facilitated trehalose transporter Tret1-2 homolog isoform X2 → MEAPKMVSNAKKLPQYIAALSVCLGAVAAGAVLGWTGTISDPLMTGNLNDIPVDNDVLGWISSFATIGAMITCFPIGMICDTIGRKWACLVTILPFSLGWLLIIFAKNANMIYTGRFFTGLAGGSFCVAAPLYTSEIAEKEIRGALGSYFQLLLTIGILFSYVFGAITSIQVFSILCCCIPFVFGLVFVFQPETPVYLLKKGKKDAALHSLKHLRGPAYDSEAELQELQQQIDKSESEKGSFVEALQTKAAKKSMFICFSLMIFQQLSGINAVIFFMSTIFKSTGGNIDPDYSTIGVGVVQVVATFISSLVVDKFGRKILLITSALFMSISGALLGVYFTLQGREIVEQTTLDKIGFLPIVCLVVFITAFSLGFGPIPWMASSELMPSEIKSIASSLAATFNWFLAFIVTRFYNNIVVAIGGDIPFYVFAAIALLSSFFVKFCMPETKGKSTQEVQDILNGVKPGSADSKGVDNPTFKS, encoded by the exons ATGGAAGCCCCTAAGATGGTCAGCAATGCCAAGAAACTACCCCAATACATAGCTGCCTTATCAG tATGCCTAGGCGCTGTGGCCGCAGGTGCAGTTTTAGGATGGACTGGTACCATCTCAGATCCCCTGATGACAGGCAATCTCAACGATATTCCCGTTGATAATGACGTCCTTGGCTGGATTTCATCCTTTGCAACCATAGGTGCAATGATAACATGCTTTCCCATAGG AATGATTTGCGACACCATTGGTCGGAAATGGGCTTGTTTAGTCACGATTCTACCCTTTTCACTTGGATGGTTACTCATTATATTCGCCAAGAATGCTAATATGATTTACACCGGAAGGTTCTTCACTGGTCTGGCAG GTGGGAGTTTCTGCGTAGCTGCCCCCCTGTACACCAGTGAAATCGCAGAAAAAGAAATCAGAGGTGCCTTGGGCAGTTACTTCCAGCTACTGCTAACCATTGGAATTCTATTTTCATATGTCTTTGGTGCTATAACCTCGATCCAAGTGTTTTCTATACTCTGTTGCTGTATCCCTTTCGTGTTTGGATTGGTTTTCGTCTTCCAACCAGAAACCCCT GTGTACTTGCTCAAAAAGGGTAAAAAAGATGCTGCGCTTCACAGCTTGAAACATTTAAGAGGGCCTGCGTATGATAGCGAAGCTGAGTTGCAGGAATTGCAGCAGCAGATTGATAAAAGTGAATCTGAGAAG GGATCATTCGTTGAGGCCCTCCAAACCAAAGCAGCAAAGAAGTCTATGTTCATTTGTTTCTCCTTGATGATATTCCAGCAGCTCAGCGGTATTAACGCTGTAATTTTCTTCATGTCcaccatttttaaaagcacTGGAGGGAATATAGATCCAGATTATTCTACCATAG GAGTTGGAGTGGTCCAAGTAGTGGCCACCTTCATTTCCTCCCTGGTGGTGGACAAATTCGGACGCAAGATTTTGCTGATAACATCAGCTCTTTTCATGTCAATCTCTGGAGCTTTGCTGGGGGTGTATTTCACCTTGCAGGGGAGAGAAATTGTAGAGCAAACTACATTAGACAAAATCGGGTTTTTGCCTATTGTATGTCTAGTCGTATTCATCACAGCGTTTTCATTAGGGTTCGGGCCTATTCCCTGGATGGCCTCATCTGAGCTAATGCCCTCAG aaattaaatctATTGCCAGCTCTCTAGCTGCAACCTTCAACTGGTTCCTGGCATTCATAGTAACCAGGTTCTACAACAATATTGTAGTTGCCATTGGAG GAGACATCCCCTTTTATGTATTCGCCGCCATTGCCCTGCTGAGCAGCTTCTTCGTGAAATTTTGCATGCCGGAAACGAAGGGAAAGAGCACTCAAGAAGTGCAAGACATCCTCAATGGTGTTAAGCCGGGAAGCGCTGACAGTAAAGGGGTGGACAATCCgacttttaaaagttaa
- the LOC136412003 gene encoding facilitated trehalose transporter Tret1-2 homolog isoform X3 — MTGNLNDIPVDNDVLGWISSFATIGAMITCFPIGMICDTIGRKWACLVTILPFSLGWLLIIFAKNANMIYTGRFFTGLAGGSFCVAAPLYTSEIAEKEIRGALGSYFQLLLTIGILFSYVFGAITSIQVFSILCCCIPFVFGLVFVFQPETPVYLLKKGKKDAALHSLKHLRGPAYDSEAELQELQQQIDKSESEKGSFVEALQTKAAKKSMFICFSLMIFQQLSGINAVIFFMSTIFKSTGGNIDPDYSTIGVGVVQVVATFISSLVVDKFGRKILLITSALFMSISGALLGVYFTLQGREIVEQTTLDKIGFLPIVCLVVFITAFSLGFGPIPWMASSELMPSEIKSIASSLAATFNWFLAFIVTRFYNNIVVAIGGDIPFYVFAAIALLSSFFVKFCMPETKGKSTQEVQDILNGVKPGSADSKGVDNPTFKS, encoded by the exons ATGACAGGCAATCTCAACGATATTCCCGTTGATAATGACGTCCTTGGCTGGATTTCATCCTTTGCAACCATAGGTGCAATGATAACATGCTTTCCCATAGG AATGATTTGCGACACCATTGGTCGGAAATGGGCTTGTTTAGTCACGATTCTACCCTTTTCACTTGGATGGTTACTCATTATATTCGCCAAGAATGCTAATATGATTTACACCGGAAGGTTCTTCACTGGTCTGGCAG GTGGGAGTTTCTGCGTAGCTGCCCCCCTGTACACCAGTGAAATCGCAGAAAAAGAAATCAGAGGTGCCTTGGGCAGTTACTTCCAGCTACTGCTAACCATTGGAATTCTATTTTCATATGTCTTTGGTGCTATAACCTCGATCCAAGTGTTTTCTATACTCTGTTGCTGTATCCCTTTCGTGTTTGGATTGGTTTTCGTCTTCCAACCAGAAACCCCT GTGTACTTGCTCAAAAAGGGTAAAAAAGATGCTGCGCTTCACAGCTTGAAACATTTAAGAGGGCCTGCGTATGATAGCGAAGCTGAGTTGCAGGAATTGCAGCAGCAGATTGATAAAAGTGAATCTGAGAAG GGATCATTCGTTGAGGCCCTCCAAACCAAAGCAGCAAAGAAGTCTATGTTCATTTGTTTCTCCTTGATGATATTCCAGCAGCTCAGCGGTATTAACGCTGTAATTTTCTTCATGTCcaccatttttaaaagcacTGGAGGGAATATAGATCCAGATTATTCTACCATAG GAGTTGGAGTGGTCCAAGTAGTGGCCACCTTCATTTCCTCCCTGGTGGTGGACAAATTCGGACGCAAGATTTTGCTGATAACATCAGCTCTTTTCATGTCAATCTCTGGAGCTTTGCTGGGGGTGTATTTCACCTTGCAGGGGAGAGAAATTGTAGAGCAAACTACATTAGACAAAATCGGGTTTTTGCCTATTGTATGTCTAGTCGTATTCATCACAGCGTTTTCATTAGGGTTCGGGCCTATTCCCTGGATGGCCTCATCTGAGCTAATGCCCTCAG aaattaaatctATTGCCAGCTCTCTAGCTGCAACCTTCAACTGGTTCCTGGCATTCATAGTAACCAGGTTCTACAACAATATTGTAGTTGCCATTGGAG GAGACATCCCCTTTTATGTATTCGCCGCCATTGCCCTGCTGAGCAGCTTCTTCGTGAAATTTTGCATGCCGGAAACGAAGGGAAAGAGCACTCAAGAAGTGCAAGACATCCTCAATGGTGTTAAGCCGGGAAGCGCTGACAGTAAAGGGGTGGACAATCCgacttttaaaagttaa
- the LOC136412140 gene encoding lipid droplet-regulating VLDL assembly factor AUP1-like: MSNIEIKQLVNSNRFQKSESNILVTIIYFPVGLIILALRCLLAIVFMFLGQVLPSTPPVQTFLNNLACICFGITVSVENKKKKENVEVFVSNSLSLFDHVAITKAVGNLLPLNKIPLNNISALEIADLGPLGSTDTFKRNLDKVTKEGKTPVLVCPEEIPTNGKALLKFNSQYFKFFQKVQPLCITIKRPLLDIAISTLGSTYMNDLLYFMFSPFTNYNIKFLPSLEKKSLSEDEFADIVRQNIASELKVEATHFSSSDVAEWCKRQILEEKRRTQALADARYGASRLPNPELARMATQVKEVLPHVPVSAIYGDLVHTRSVDTTITNILEGRVRFVPETAARSSTPSSATGSTSPSKGRLAAPSSSLLNLGAATFGKTATERTLSFQERKQQLIAAARQRYIEKHNLQLSPSL; encoded by the exons atgagtAACATAGAAATCAAACAGTTAGTTAATTCCAACAG ATTCCAAAAGTCAGAATCAAATATCTTGGTTACAATAATATACTTTCCTGTCGGATTAATAATTCTGGCTTTAAGATGTTTGCTGGCAAtagtttttatgtttcttgGACAG GTGCTCCCCAGTACTCCCCCAGTTCAAACTTTCTTAAACAATCTTGCCTGCATCTGTTTTGGTATTACTGTGTCAGtagaaaacaagaaaaagaaggaaaatgtTGAGGTGTTTGTTAGCAACAGTTTGTCACTGTTTGATCATGTGGCTATAACTAAAGCTGTTGGAAATCTCTTG cCACTAAATAAAATCCCTCTTAACAATATATCCGCCTTGGAAATTGCAGATTTAGGACCGTTGGGTAGTACTGACACATTTAAAAGAAACCTAGATAAAGTCACCAAAGAGGGAAAAACCCCAGTTCTTGTGTGTccgg AGGAAATCCCTACCAATGGCAAAGCCCTACTGAAATTCAACTCTCAgtacttcaaattttttcaaaaagtgcaGCCCTTATGTATTACAATCAAACGCCCTCTTTTGGATATTGCAATCAGCACTTTAGGCTCCACTTATATGAATGACTTATTATACTTTATGTTTTCTCCATTCACCAATTACAACATCAAATTCCTACCCTCTTTGGAGAAGAAAAGCCTGTCTGAAGATGAATTTGCTGATATTGTGAGGCAAAATATCGCCTCTGAATTAAAG GTTGAAGCCACCCATTTTTCTTCATCTGATGTTGCTGAATGGTGCAAGAGGCAAATTCTAGAAGAGAAGAGGCGTACTCAAGCCCTGGCTGATGCGAGATATGGGGCTAGTCGGCTTCCAAATCCAGAACTAGCGAGAATGGCAACGCAGGTCAAAGAGGTTTTACCACATGTTCCAGTGTCTGCTATTTATGGAGATTTAG TTCACACCCGAAGTGTTGACACCACAATCACGAATATTCTGGAAGGCCGTGTGAGATTTGTTCCAGAAACTGCAGCTCGTTCTAGTACGCCCTCCTCCGCTACAGGCTCCACGTCCCCTAGCAAGGGACGATTGGCTGCCCCCTCATCCTCTTTGCTCAACTTGGGAGCGGCAACATTCG GTAAGACGGCCACAGAGCGCACGCTGTCCTTCCAAGAGCGAAAACAGCAGTTAATTGCCGCCGCCAGACAACGATATATCGAGAAACACAACCTACAGTTGAGCCCTTCTCTGTAG
- the LOC136412147 gene encoding uncharacterized protein, producing the protein MDSFYDVPRRPPAQISQQMLSGEPVVPEISLLCPSNVMNKNNFTPYEQWKLQQRSGHNDCLVGNKENVPKNFPQTNSSILKKVRFEGPQLHTKTVDNQVENNTDTVRQINLSKPPSTSPLMSKTGLMSFEQMYMANIPNRQLDLSLIDLPKNDPKKPLKTEILDKEEVPKKYIPSTYKEFLQSQHSPHEVALNDSVKDIFNYKGVDSEQNEIAKTASLERKTFPSFEKCFQPYDQSDSKCLLKIDDQIPITVERNHLTHTQALNNNSVPPFVYPQIHHYNNLHDEARSNTKQENQSEMKISPKPCDCCTKTCHSEAVKLKDNEDFSAKDLLKIIAQQSQQIAQQNSQLLLLQQQVTELVSMHKMRENQRTVQNGMEQGVINQNYDLCNKGNIVRNKVQERCVTSTQHNAGEFFDSPRGNKNFSIGLTTSLEVSFRRPIKNQNEFPQKNIKVLDYEPEPLKIQEITETESTRSEYKDKGESDFKETLVDTSLVFKEPIKVRETCPSPEPRIQIEMNAFEDSESEDDNTSQVEMTFYKNLMTQVNKILRKAQIQTAEEIACNVGGANLNNQTMHKVKEATLKHLRKVGVDLPIDESSSSSNNSAGMSYSQDDISFAVKQLLLKYLPAEHLAKLNQQQLSKNQQVGIKNRPEFSFATVQYMKKYNLIGRTPQNEKEFLKSLKHQSSKHSPKILDISKLKQQPKLL; encoded by the exons ATGGATTCGTTTTATGATGTCCCAAGACGCCCTCCGGCCCAAATTTCCCAACAAATG TTATCAGGAGAACCGGTTGTGCCTGAAATCTCTCTATTGTGCCCCTCTAATGtaatgaacaaaaataacttCACTCCTTATGAGCAGTGGAAACTTCAACAACGCAGTGGTCACAACGATTGTTTAGTTGGAAATAAAGAGAACGTGCCTAAAAATTTCCCCCAGACAAACAgttcaattttaaagaaagttcGGTTTGAGGGCCCACAGTTGCACACAAAAACTGTTGATAATCAAGTTGAAAATAACACTGATACTGTAAGACAAATAAATCTAAGTAAACCTCCATCAACAAGTCCTTTGATGTCTAAAACTGGACTTATGAGTTTTGAGCAAATGTATATGGCAAATATACCTAATCGACAGCTAGATCTTAGCTTAATAGATTTACCTAAAAATGATCCAAAAAAGCccttaaaaacagaaattttagaTAAGGAGGAAGTTCCAAAGAAATACATTCCAAGTACTTACAAGGAGTTTTTGCAATCCCAGCATTCGCCCCATGAAGTGGCTTTAAATGACTCTGTTAAGGATATTTTTAACTACAAGGGAGTTGACTCTGAACAAAATGAGATTGCTAAAACTGCATCattagaaagaaaaacatttccttcttttgaaaaatgttttcaaccATATGACCAGTCAGACAGTAAATGTTTGCTCAAAATTGATGACCAAATACCCATTACAGTTGAAAGGAACCATCTAACTCATACCCAggctttaaataataattcagtACCCCCTTTTGTATATCCACAAATTCATCATTACAACAATTTACATGATGAAGCGAGATCAAATACCAAACAAGAAAATCAgtcagaaatgaaaatttctccCAAACCATGTGATTGCTGCACTAAGACTTGCCATTCTGAAGCTGTGAAACTCAAAGataatgaagatttttcaGCCAAAGATCTGCTCAAAATTATAGCACAACAAAGTCAACAAATTGCCCAACAAAACTCCCAACTTTTGTTACTTCAGCAGCAAGTTACAGAGTTGGTTTCAATGCATAAAATGAGAGAGAACCAGAGAACTGTTCAGAATGGGATGGAACAGGGagttattaatcaaaattatgaCTTGTGTAACAAAGGTAACATTGTGAGGAATAAAGTTCAAGAAAGATGTGTTACAAGCACCCAGCATAATGCAGGGGAGTTTTTTGACTCTCCAaggggaaataaaaatttctctattGGACTAACAACAAGTTTAGAAGTGTCTTTTAGAAGGCCTATTAAG aaCCAAAAtgaatttcctcaaaaaaacATCAAAGTACTAGATTATGAGCCTGAACCTCTAAAAATTCAGGAGATTACTGAAACAGAGTCGACTAGAAGTGAGTATAAGGACAAAGGTGAAAGTGATTTCAAGGAAACTTTGGTTGATACCTCATTAGTATTCAAAGAACCAATAAAAGTGAGAGAGACGTGTCCTAGTCCTGAACCACGTattcaaattgaaatgaatGCTTTTGAGGATTCAGAATC CGAAGACGACAATACTTCACAAGTTGAAATGACCTTTTACAAAAATCTTATG ACACAAGTTAATAAAATCCTACGCAAAGCTCAAATACAAACGGCGGAGGAAATTGCGTGTAATGTTGGTGGAGCCAATTTAAATAACCAAACCATGCACAAAGTAAAGGAAGctacattaaaacatttaaggAAAGTTGGAGTTGATTTACCTATTGACGAAAGTAGCTC ATCATCTAACAATTCAGCAGGAATGTCTTACTCCCAAGACGACATTAGCTTCGCAGTAAAACAATTACTATTGAAATACCTTCCTGCAGAGCATTTAGCCAAATTAAACCAGCAGCAACTCAGTAAAAACCAACAAGTAGGAATTAAAAATCGGCCAGAGTTTTCGTTTGCAACCGTGCAATACATGAAGAAGTACAATTTAATTGGGAGGACCCCCCAGAATGAGAAAGAATTTCTCAAGTCCTTAAAACATCAAAGTTCGAAACATTCGCCTAAAATCTTGGATATTTCTAAGCTGAAGCAGCAGCCCAAACTTCTATAG